The sequence below is a genomic window from Aureispira sp. CCB-E.
GGTCTTGTGCCCAAGTGGACAAGTCAGCATCTGTAGCCGCTCTTCCTCTCTGATTTTTTATCAATTTTAAGGCTACTCTGGGATGATTTTTTAGCCACAGTTTAAAAGTTGGATCTAAATCAAGTTCTGTTCCTCTATGTACTACAATAAATTGTACCTCTGGCAGTTTTTGGATTAGCTCTCTTAGAATTGGAAAGAAATTGAATTTGCTTTTTAGCTTTTTATCTTTAGGTAGTACCAACAGTAGCGACTTTATTTTTCCCTTGGAAGAAGGAATGGGAGCCTGCTGTGTTCCTTCTTCAAAAGGTGGGTCAATAGGGAGATTAATAATTTTATCATTAGAATATATCTTCTTTTGATCATTAAGAGGATAAGGCAATATTTTTAGTTTCAACATAATATATTATTTAGGTGGTTGTAAATGTATTAATAGGGTGGCTTTTAAAAACAACAAATGATTGTCTATATGTAATTCTAGTGTATCATCTAGAGAGGAGCTATTTTTTCTCCATAAAAAAATATTGTTACACAAAAAGGAATTAAAAGAGGTTTGTATCTTTTCAATTGTCTTCATAGAAGTACTTTTTTCTGATACCTCTGATTTTGTATGAAGTATTTTCTCTACTTCTTGGAGTGCTTTTGTATAGTCTTCAGAGTTAGCTATCTCCACCAAAAAGAAAAGGCTCTCAAAGTTGTTTTTATTCAATTCATTGAAAACATAGTTAATACATACTTTTTTTAAGACTCTTTCATTGTTTTTTTCGATAAAAGTAATATATTTTGAAATCGAATGAGATGTTTTTGGTATAACAATAAATTCATTGTTTTTGGTATCTTCGATCACGACTACTAGAATAATAATGGCAACAGGATTATAGAAATGAGGAAGGGTAATTGCAGCAGCTTGTTTTAATCTCAATTCATTAATCCAAAGTATATATTGTTTTCTTTGTTGTGGAGGCATGATTCAATTTATTATTAACCCTTGTTGATGATTCAAATATAGACTAGAAATCCAAAAAGGTAAAACCAACTTTTTGAAAAATGTAAAATCCCATTTTAGCTATTTTTGAATCTCTGATTTGTCCTAAAAAGAATGAGATGGCTTCTTCCCTTGAGTTGTTTAATTTGATTCAGTCTTTGACTAGTAATGAAAAAAGACATTTTCAGTTGTCTACAGATTTGCAATCTGGTAAAAAAAACTATGTGTTGCTGTTTGAAGAAATGGAAGCACAAGAGACTTATGACAAACAACAGATTATCGAAAAATTATCAGGCTATAAATTTGTCAAAAGACTGCATGTTACTGAAAATTATCTTTATCAGCGTATTATGGAGAGCTTGCGAATTTTTCATGCCGAAAAATCTATTGTAGCCAAATTGTATAATTTGCTAATGGATGCTGAAATTTTGAGTAGAAAGGGCTTCTACAGATTAGCTATGGAAGTACTGAATCGTGCAGAGAAATTGGCAACAAAACAGCACAAAAATTTCATACTGGCAGAAATCACTCCTCGGAAAATAGAATTAATAGTGGCTGACAAAGATCGAAAATTAACAGAACAGCTAGATGCTTTGTATCATCAAACTCAACATATACACCATCAATTGCAAGAAGAAAGTCATTATATTTATTGGCACCATTGGTTTGTATTGATTTTTAGAAAATGGCGACATCCTAGAACAGCCAAGATACTTGAACAAATGGAAAAAGGCTATCAATTTGTGATTCAGCAAGGTTTCCCAGAAACAGGGACTTTTCAAACACAGTATTATTATTATACCATACAGAGTTTGTATCATCAACTGACAAAACAATATGAAAAAGGGAATGAAATACATGCCAAAATATTGACCTTATGGGAAGCAAATCCTACCATAATTCAGGAAAAAAGGTCTGTTTATATAGCAAGGTTGGCTAATTACATCAATAATAGCCTTACTTGTCAAAAATATGAAGTGGTTTTTTCTTTAATTGAAAAAATGGAAAGCTTAAAAACAACTACGTTTGATGAAGAGGGAGAGAAATTTCAAAATGTTTATTTTTATAAACAATTGTATTATTTAAATACCAAGAAGTTACAAGCTGCCGAAGAATTAATTCCCTTAATAGAAAAAGGACTTAATAAGTATACTCAAAAAATTAATCCTGCTCGCAAATTAGCGTTTTATTACAATTCTACAATTACCTATTTTTTATTAGAAAACTATGAGGCCGCTGCAGATTGGCTCAACAAGATTTTGACAATTGCGAGAACATATGAACCACGAAAAGACGTACAGCAATTTGCTCGTATTTTACAAATGGCAATTTATTATAAACTATCTAGCTATAAAGTGTTGGAATATCTATTCAGAAGTGTATATAGAAATAAGAAGCTAAAAGCTGAAATGCACACCTTTGAAAAAATTGCTCTCCAATATTTCAAGAAATTATTGATAATTCCTGTTGAATCTAAAGAAGAGAAGATGCTGTTTAAGCAATTCAAGGAAGCTCTAGAGACCTTAACATCAGTAGAACAAAGTGTTACAGGGTTTGAAGAATTTTATATATGGGTGTGTCGAATGTGTTCCTAAACTAAAAATCAGAAAGGGAATATGCTCCCCAATTGATAGCCAAAACTAAAAGAAATAGTTACCAATCCGTCAAACGTTCCCAAGAGTTTTGACCCATAACATCTTCTAAGATAGAAAGGTAGCTTTGGTAGCGCAAAATACTAATAGCCCCCGATTCAACGGCTTCTTTAACCGCACAATGTGGTTCGTTCATGTGCATACAATTGCCGTATTTGCAATGTTCAGACATCTCAAATATTTCTCTAAAATTATGCGCTACATCTGCGGGATCCATATTAATAAAACCCATTTCCTTGATACCCGGGGTATCAATAATAACACCTCCAAACTCTAATTCATGCATTTGCGCAAAGGTCGTGGTATGCATTCCTTTACCAGAATATTCCGAAATTTCTTGTGTGTCCAGTTCTAAATTATCTTGTATACAATTGACAATGGAAGATTTCCCAACACCAGAATGCCCAGATAAAAGCGTCGTTTTGTCTTTTAAAAGTTCTTTTAAATCTTCGATACCTGTACCTGTTTCGGCAGAAACTAGTTTCGTTTGATAGCCAATTTCTGCATACAATTGCTTTAAACCATTAAAAATAGCCATGTCATCGTCGGTATAAATATCTGCCTTATTGACGATAATATAAGTGGGAATGTTGTGAGATTCTGTTGTTAACAAAAAACGATCAATAAATCCTGGCTTGAGCATAGGATCTTGGATGGTAACAATAATAAAAGCTTGATCAATATTGGCCGCAATCAAATGCATATAATGTTTGCGTCGAGTAGATTGTCTTAGGACATAATTTTCTCGTGGAAATAATTTAGCAATCATTCCCGTGTCCAAGCCTTTTTCTTGTTCTACCCAAACTTTGTCACCAACAGCAATAGGGTTGGTCAATTTAAATTTACCCAATCTAAATTTTCCTTTAATTCTACAATTCATCAATCGCCCATCTTCTAACTTGACGATATACCATTTGCCTGTTGATTTTGTTACAATCCCTTCCAATCCAATTGATTTATAATAAATTAAAAACTGTCATGTTCTCCTAACACAAAGTAGTGCCCAAATCGTTCACTAAGGTACGTTTATTTATGTAGGTTATGCAAAATAGTAGAGGGCTAATTTTACTTTTATTTAAGTTTAGAGAGGATAAAGGAGCGGTATATCTTGTGGAAGATTCAACGTATCCTACCTTGTAGGA
It includes:
- the rsgA gene encoding ribosome small subunit-dependent GTPase A → MEGIVTKSTGKWYIVKLEDGRLMNCRIKGKFRLGKFKLTNPIAVGDKVWVEQEKGLDTGMIAKLFPRENYVLRQSTRRKHYMHLIAANIDQAFIIVTIQDPMLKPGFIDRFLLTTESHNIPTYIIVNKADIYTDDDMAIFNGLKQLYAEIGYQTKLVSAETGTGIEDLKELLKDKTTLLSGHSGVGKSSIVNCIQDNLELDTQEISEYSGKGMHTTTFAQMHELEFGGVIIDTPGIKEMGFINMDPADVAHNFREIFEMSEHCKYGNCMHMNEPHCAVKEAVESGAISILRYQSYLSILEDVMGQNSWERLTDW